The Thermococcus sp. 21S7 genome includes the window AACTTACCACACTCCCAACACCAGAATGAGCCCGGAAGTTGGTAAAAAGGTCATTGATTTGCTGATGAGGGAAGGAAAGAAATTCGTTAACGTCCAGTTCTTTGGCGGTGAGCCTTTGTTGAACTTACCTCTGATTCAGGAGCTGGTTGCCTACGCCAAGGAGAAGGCTGAGGAATACGGCAAAACCGTTACCTTCAGCATAACCACCAACGGCTACCTCATCACGGACAAGGTCATTGACTTTTTCCTTGAGAATAACTTTACAGTGACATTAAGCTTTGATGGCCCCAAGGACGTTCAAAACCATAATAGGCCCCTACGCGGCGGGTATCCAACCTTTGATGTTGTTGCGAAGAATGCAAAGAAAATGCTTGAGCGCGGCGTTAAGGTTAGCGTCCGCGCGACGATTCTGCCCGAACAGCTCGGCAGGTACTATGAGATTTACTGGTTCTTCGTTGATTTTGGGTTTAGGAGCGTTCACATAGAACCCGCTACCACAAGCACACCGCTAACCAAGGAGCATGCCAAACTCATTGAGTCCGCCCTGGAAAAGATAGCGAAGGACGAGCTTGAACACTACAAAGAGAAGGGAATCGTTTACACGAAGCTCCGTGAGATGGTTCACATGATTTACTCTGGCACCTACCGCCATTATCCATGCGGCGTTGCCAGGAGCTACTTCGGGGTTTCGGCGGACGGGAAGATATATCCCTGCCATAGATTCGTTGGGATGGAAGAATTCGTGATTGGTCACGTTGATGATTTCAGGTGGGAGAACGAGTTCATTCAGAAGATTCTGCGCCATACCGTAGATAGGAGGCAGAACTGTTCAAACTGTCCGATAAGGGCCTACTGTGGCGGTGGTTGTATCTACAGCAATCACTACTACAACGGCGATATATTTCTCCCCGACGAGTTCCACTGCGCCTACATGTTTGCTCTCGTGAAGTGGGGTTCCTGGCTCTACTCGAATCTTGATGAGGATTGGTTGAATAAGGTCTTCTCACGCTCACCCCAATCTGGGGTGAGGGACGAGGCTGAGGTCGATGAGTCCAAAGCCCAAAAACTTAAGGAGGCGGTGGAAAGTGTTTAAGAAGCTTAATAAGTCTTTGAAACTAGGAGGCCCATCAGGATGCCTGACAACAGACTTCTGCGTTCAGAGCTGGGATTGGTCCCCTTGCTGGTCCTGTGATGCCTCTTGTGACACGGTTATTGATACAGATCCATGTGACAAGTGGGACATCCGGTGATTCAATTTCCCTCCTTACTTATTGTGATGTTTATATTTTTAAACTAAGATGCTCATTTCATCTTTGATCTGCTGGTTGTCTATAGAAAAGCCGGTATCGTTTGATGGGTGGAGAGATGTCTGATGTGCTGTCCTGGATGAGGTGATCCCATGGGCCGGGCCATCTCTCGCGCTCTCCTCAACTACCTCCTCCTTATCCTCCTAGTGGCGCTCATCTCCGGCATCGGGATAAAGGATTACCAGTTCTACCGGGCGGACATGGATTTCAGCCTGCTGCCTTCGGCGGAGAGGGCGGTGGTGGAGGCCAACGCGAGTTCCCTGGGAATGGATCCCTACGACTACTACATGAGCTTCGTGGCCCCGAAGGACTACCCGACCCTCGCGATGAACCCCCTTCATGCGGGGCTTTACGTGCTCTACCACTCCCTCTTCGACCCGGACTACGACTACCCGATACCCCGGAAGCTCATGGTGGCCAGGACGCTGGCGCTGATTCTCCTCGCGGAGGCTATCATAGTCCTCATCGGCTTCCCGCTGGCAAAGTTCTCCCTCAGGAAGAGGCGCCTCCGCTCCGCGGTGCGCTTTCTCGCCAGGGTCTTCAACGGCCTCCCGGTCTGGGCCGTGGCGGCGCTCTTCTCGCTCCTCATCATAATGAGCGCGCTCCCCAACTACCTGATAAACGGCCTCGGCTCCTCTACCTCCCTCGCCAGGAACCTGGCCTACATGGCCTTCCCGCTGGTCTCCATAGTCCTCGTCGCCCTCTGGGAGTTCGTCGAGGCCCTGGTGATACTCCTCCGGGACGAGTTCGGGAAGGAGTACGTGCGCGCCAAGAGGGCGATGGGACTGCCGGAGCGTAGGGTCGAGAGGCATGCCCTCCGTGCGGTCATGCCGTCCTTCCTCGGCTTCCTCTTCCAGCACT containing:
- a CDS encoding radical SAM protein is translated as MKSKISSLSLNVMEDCNFACVYCYGDGGTYHTPNTRMSPEVGKKVIDLLMREGKKFVNVQFFGGEPLLNLPLIQELVAYAKEKAEEYGKTVTFSITTNGYLITDKVIDFFLENNFTVTLSFDGPKDVQNHNRPLRGGYPTFDVVAKNAKKMLERGVKVSVRATILPEQLGRYYEIYWFFVDFGFRSVHIEPATTSTPLTKEHAKLIESALEKIAKDELEHYKEKGIVYTKLREMVHMIYSGTYRHYPCGVARSYFGVSADGKIYPCHRFVGMEEFVIGHVDDFRWENEFIQKILRHTVDRRQNCSNCPIRAYCGGGCIYSNHYYNGDIFLPDEFHCAYMFALVKWGSWLYSNLDEDWLNKVFSRSPQSGVRDEAEVDESKAQKLKEAVESV
- a CDS encoding ABC transporter permease subunit, with translation MGRAISRALLNYLLLILLVALISGIGIKDYQFYRADMDFSLLPSAERAVVEANASSLGMDPYDYYMSFVAPKDYPTLAMNPLHAGLYVLYHSLFDPDYDYPIPRKLMVARTLALILLAEAIIVLIGFPLAKFSLRKRRLRSAVRFLARVFNGLPVWAVAALFSLLIIMSALPNYLINGLGSSTSLARNLAYMAFPLVSIVLVALWEFVEALVILLRDEFGKEYVRAKRAMGLPERRVERHALRAVMPSFLGFLFQHFVEVSTLALVVDAFFGLFGLGKMLQWGFRISGDLYTLDPDVFFYPLAVFMVVNFFALLAVTALSELLAPGGGGVEA